A portion of the Chondrinema litorale genome contains these proteins:
- a CDS encoding head GIN domain-containing protein, with translation MEKYLQILSIFSVLFLASCSIMDCEEGTGDIISKEMEIGEFTDLKVSGEFEIILNQSDSYECRISTYENLMDLIEVRNSGRAVEIKTKSCVSTKERIKVYVTAPQIAYIDFSGACSIKNDKIFEFKDLEIDGSGACNLDLFLDANSISMDLSGASEVFLKGTASELKCEVSGAGKIKAFDLKTLDADIKISGAGDCDVNVKNNLFARVSGAGNVNYRGNPEKVDSKISGAGNISKSENM, from the coding sequence ATGGAAAAATATCTTCAAATCCTCAGCATATTTTCAGTTTTATTCCTTGCATCATGTAGTATAATGGACTGTGAGGAAGGTACAGGCGATATAATTTCAAAAGAAATGGAAATAGGAGAGTTCACCGATTTAAAGGTGAGTGGTGAGTTTGAAATTATTTTAAATCAATCAGATAGTTACGAATGTAGAATAAGTACTTATGAGAATTTAATGGACTTGATAGAAGTTAGAAATTCTGGTAGAGCTGTAGAGATCAAAACTAAAAGTTGTGTATCTACAAAAGAAAGAATTAAAGTTTATGTTACAGCACCACAAATCGCTTATATAGATTTTTCTGGGGCTTGTAGTATAAAAAATGATAAAATATTTGAATTTAAAGATTTGGAAATAGATGGATCAGGTGCATGTAACTTAGATTTATTTCTAGATGCAAATTCAATAAGTATGGATCTATCTGGTGCGTCTGAAGTATTTTTAAAAGGAACAGCCTCCGAGTTAAAGTGCGAAGTATCTGGTGCTGGAAAAATTAAAGCATTTGATCTCAAAACGCTTGATGCAGATATAAAAATTAGTGGAGCGGGAGATTGTGATGTAAATGTTAAAAATAACCTTTTCGCAAGAGTATCTGGTGCTGGCAATGTTAATTATCGAGGAAATCCGGAAAAAGTAGATTCAAAAATTTCTGGAGCCGGAAATATTTCTAAATCTGAAAATATGTAA